The proteins below come from a single Polynucleobacter necessarius genomic window:
- a CDS encoding L-threonylcarbamoyladenylate synthase, giving the protein MINTFWPGPLTLVFRKDKSVLGELTGGQDTVAIRAPAHPIAQELLRKFQGALVAPSANRFGKVSPTCAADVRSEFEGEINLLVLDGGDSLVGIESTIIDLSSGDHAVLLRPGVITPKTIFKKTGIKVYGPGEQIKNQDLPKVSGSLKTHYAPTTPLRLYSSGRV; this is encoded by the coding sequence TTGATTAATACATTTTGGCCTGGTCCGCTAACACTTGTTTTTAGAAAAGATAAAAGTGTTTTAGGTGAACTAACGGGCGGTCAAGATACAGTCGCAATCCGCGCCCCAGCCCACCCCATTGCACAAGAGCTATTGAGAAAATTTCAAGGTGCTTTAGTAGCGCCATCAGCCAATCGTTTTGGCAAAGTCTCTCCGACCTGCGCAGCCGATGTCCGCAGTGAGTTTGAGGGCGAAATTAACCTATTAGTGCTTGATGGTGGTGATTCTCTGGTGGGGATTGAATCGACCATCATTGATTTATCTTCAGGAGACCATGCTGTTTTACTTCGTCCGGGAGTGATCACTCCAAAAACGATTTTTAAAAAGACTGGCATCAAGGTCTATGGTCCTGGAGAGCAAATCAAGAATCAAGACTTGCCTAAGGTTTCTGGGAGTCTGAAGACGCACTATGCGCCCACAACACCATTACGCTTGTATTCGTCGGGTCGCGTTTAG
- a CDS encoding L-threonylcarbamoyladenylate synthase yields MSAEKLDDSLLQSSAAIDEAVRVLRNGGLVAFPTETVYGLGADARNAEAIRKIFTTKGRPSNHPLIVHLASLRQMTNRKLIGLQY; encoded by the coding sequence ATGTCCGCTGAAAAATTGGATGATTCATTACTGCAGTCGTCAGCTGCGATTGATGAAGCGGTGAGAGTTCTTCGTAATGGAGGATTGGTTGCATTCCCTACCGAAACTGTTTATGGCTTGGGTGCTGATGCTAGAAATGCCGAGGCCATTAGGAAAATATTTACAACCAAAGGCAGACCTTCTAATCATCCTTTGATTGTGCACTTAGCATCCCTGAGACAAATGACCAACAGGAAATTGATTGGTCTGCAGTATTAG
- the purE gene encoding 5-(carboxyamino)imidazole ribonucleotide mutase: MGSNSDWDTMQHAAQMLEQFGVAHEAKVLSAHRMPDDMFQYAENAQKNGLQAIIAGAGGAAHLPGMLASKTIVPVYGVPVASKYLRGEDSLYSIVQMPKGTPVATFAIGEAGAANAALHVIAGLALHDADLAKRLEAFRVKQSDAARSMNLPGY; encoded by the coding sequence ATGGGCTCCAATTCAGATTGGGACACCATGCAACATGCTGCTCAAATGCTAGAGCAATTTGGGGTTGCTCATGAAGCTAAAGTTCTCTCTGCACATCGCATGCCGGATGATATGTTCCAGTATGCAGAAAATGCTCAAAAAAACGGCTTACAAGCAATCATTGCCGGCGCAGGTGGTGCAGCACATTTACCAGGTATGTTGGCTTCTAAAACAATTGTGCCAGTGTACGGTGTGCCTGTGGCCAGTAAATATTTGCGCGGCGAAGATTCTTTGTACTCCATTGTCCAAATGCCAAAAGGAACCCCAGTTGCAACATTCGCAATTGGTGAGGCTGGCGCTGCAAATGCTGCTCTACATGTTATTGCCGGTCTCGCTTTGCACGATGCTGATTTGGCAAAACGTTTGGAAGCGTTTCGCGTGAAGCAATCCGATGCTGCCAGATCAATGAATTTGCCGGGATACTAA
- a CDS encoding phosphoribosylaminoimidazolesuccinocarboxamide synthase, translated as MPALYATSIQSLPLLSKGKVRDVYALGDDKLLMITTDRLSAFDVVVGESIPEKGVVLNQMANFWFDKLGEVIPNHLTGIDPASVVAPNEVDQVKGRAVVAKRLKPILVEAVVRGYLAGSGWKDYKETGKVCGIALPAGLENAQKLPEPIFTPAAKAAVGEHDENISFEKVVELIGEKLANQIREVSIRLYKEASEYAATRGIIIADTKFEFGLDNAGQLVLMDEILTADSSRFWPPETYYVGSNPPSYDKQCVRDWLETAEVNGKLWPKTAPAPQLPAEVVEKTAQKYREALARLTKQG; from the coding sequence ATGCCTGCTTTATACGCAACTTCTATTCAGTCTTTGCCGTTACTTTCAAAAGGTAAAGTGCGCGATGTTTATGCGTTAGGTGATGACAAATTATTAATGATCACTACCGATCGTCTGTCCGCCTTTGATGTCGTCGTGGGGGAGTCGATTCCTGAAAAAGGGGTTGTTCTCAACCAGATGGCCAATTTTTGGTTTGATAAGTTGGGCGAAGTGATTCCGAATCACTTGACTGGCATTGATCCAGCCTCGGTTGTTGCGCCTAATGAAGTGGATCAAGTCAAAGGACGCGCGGTGGTTGCAAAACGCTTGAAGCCTATTTTGGTGGAAGCAGTCGTTCGCGGTTACTTGGCAGGTAGTGGCTGGAAAGATTACAAAGAGACCGGCAAAGTTTGCGGTATAGCCTTGCCTGCTGGCTTAGAAAATGCGCAAAAACTACCGGAGCCTATTTTTACTCCTGCTGCTAAGGCAGCAGTGGGTGAGCACGATGAAAATATTTCCTTTGAAAAAGTTGTTGAGCTTATTGGCGAGAAGTTAGCAAATCAAATTCGTGAAGTAAGTATTCGTTTGTACAAAGAGGCATCTGAGTATGCGGCCACCCGAGGGATCATTATTGCCGATACGAAGTTTGAATTCGGTTTAGATAATGCCGGTCAATTAGTGTTGATGGATGAAATTTTGACCGCCGACTCCTCGCGCTTTTGGCCACCAGAAACGTATTATGTTGGCTCCAACCCACCGTCTTATGACAAGCAGTGTGTACGGGACTGGTTGGAAACTGCAGAGGTAAATGGCAAATTGTGGCCAAAGACTGCCCCCGCACCGCAATTGCCAGCCGAGGTAGTTGAAAAGACTGCTCAAAAGTACCGCGAAGCCCTCGCCCGCCTGACCAAACAGGGGTAA
- the fba gene encoding class II fructose-bisphosphate aldolase (catalyzes the reversible aldol condensation of dihydroxyacetonephosphate and glyceraldehyde 3-phosphate in the Calvin cycle, glycolysis, and/or gluconeogenesis), with protein MALVSLRQLLDHAAENGYGLPAFNVNNLEQVTAVMEAANEADSPVIMQASAGARKYAGEAFLRHLISAAVEAYPHISVVMHQDHGQSPAVCMAAIKSGFTSVMMDASLEADGKSVASYEYNVDVSREVVKFSHSIGVTVEAELGVLGSLETMKGDKEDGHGADGTMTREQLLTDVEQAADFVKATQCDALAIAIGTSHGAYKFTKKPTGDILAIDRIREIHARIPNTHLVMHGSSSVPQELLAEIREFGGDMKETYGVPVEEIQEGIKNGVRKINIDTDIRFAMTGAIRRYLFENPSKFDPRDYLKRAREAAKKVCIARFQAFGSAGQASKITPIPLEKMAELYKSGKLAQIVK; from the coding sequence ATGGCTTTGGTATCTTTACGACAACTCTTAGATCACGCTGCTGAAAATGGCTATGGCTTGCCAGCATTTAATGTCAATAACTTAGAGCAAGTGACGGCTGTTATGGAGGCTGCCAATGAAGCGGATTCTCCAGTCATCATGCAAGCGTCTGCTGGGGCACGGAAATATGCAGGAGAAGCATTCTTGCGTCATTTAATTTCTGCTGCCGTTGAAGCATATCCACATATTTCTGTAGTGATGCATCAGGACCATGGACAAAGCCCTGCAGTATGTATGGCTGCGATCAAGAGTGGCTTTACTAGCGTGATGATGGACGCCTCATTGGAGGCAGATGGTAAGTCGGTAGCTAGCTATGAATACAACGTCGATGTGTCTAGAGAGGTTGTTAAATTCTCTCACTCAATCGGCGTTACGGTAGAAGCGGAGCTTGGCGTATTAGGTTCTCTTGAAACCATGAAAGGCGATAAAGAGGATGGCCATGGAGCAGATGGCACCATGACGCGTGAACAGTTATTAACCGATGTAGAGCAAGCTGCTGATTTTGTAAAAGCTACCCAGTGTGATGCTTTAGCAATTGCAATTGGCACCAGTCATGGTGCATACAAGTTCACCAAGAAGCCAACTGGCGATATTTTGGCGATCGATCGTATTCGAGAAATTCATGCACGTATACCAAACACTCATTTAGTCATGCACGGTTCCTCCAGCGTCCCACAAGAGTTGCTTGCTGAGATTCGTGAATTCGGTGGTGATATGAAAGAAACCTATGGTGTCCCCGTAGAAGAAATTCAAGAGGGCATTAAGAATGGTGTGCGTAAGATCAACATTGATACGGATATTCGTTTTGCGATGACGGGCGCTATCCGTCGTTACCTCTTTGAGAATCCTAGTAAGTTTGATCCACGTGACTATCTAAAGCGAGCACGTGAGGCAGCCAAGAAAGTCTGTATTGCCCGGTTCCAGGCTTTTGGATCGGCAGGTCAAGCATCCAAAATTACCCCCATTCCATTAGAAAAAATGGCAGAGCTATACAAGAGCGGTAAGTTAGCTCAGATTGTGAAGTGA
- the pyk gene encoding pyruvate kinase yields MLRATKIIATLGPASEKPEVLREMIRAGVDVVRMNFSHGTVADHKARHDLVRSISAEAGKEVGIMADLQGPKIRVGKFIDNKILLKEGEKFILDVACELGNQERVGLDYKELPNDVKSGDRLLLNDGLVVLRVESVKGGEIFTIVEQGGPLSNNKGINRAGGGLTAPALTEKDIADLDAAIAMGVDFLAISFPKDGADMAYARKLADAASAKHGVGRVRTIAKVERAEAIEPEALKSIIAESDGIMVARGDLAIEVGNAAVPALQKRMIAWAREADKFTITATQMMESMINAPVPTRAEVSDVANAVLDGTDAVMLSAESAAGMYPVQTIKAMAEICVEAEKSGRVELDTDFLDQTFTRIDQTIALGALFTAHHLNANAITALTDSGSTAIWMSRHNIHVPIFALTSKIATQRALSTYRNVTPIGLNYTKDRDTALQEVEACLKKLGAVQNGDTVVLTSGEPMGEPGGTNTLKIIHVK; encoded by the coding sequence ATGCTTAGAGCAACCAAAATTATTGCAACTTTAGGGCCCGCATCCGAGAAGCCAGAAGTCTTACGTGAGATGATTCGCGCGGGTGTTGATGTGGTGAGAATGAATTTTTCACATGGCACGGTTGCTGACCATAAGGCTCGCCATGATTTAGTACGCAGCATTTCTGCGGAAGCCGGAAAAGAAGTCGGCATCATGGCGGATTTGCAGGGCCCAAAAATTCGGGTTGGAAAATTTATTGATAACAAAATTCTTCTTAAGGAGGGCGAGAAATTTATCCTGGACGTTGCTTGTGAGTTGGGCAATCAGGAGCGTGTTGGCCTTGACTATAAAGAGTTGCCAAATGATGTGAAATCTGGCGATCGTCTTTTACTAAATGACGGCTTGGTAGTGTTGCGAGTCGAAAGCGTTAAAGGTGGCGAAATTTTTACCATCGTTGAGCAGGGTGGCCCACTTTCGAACAATAAAGGGATTAACCGCGCTGGTGGTGGATTGACCGCGCCTGCATTAACTGAAAAGGACATTGCAGATTTAGATGCGGCGATTGCGATGGGGGTAGATTTCTTGGCCATTAGCTTTCCAAAAGATGGCGCGGATATGGCCTATGCTCGTAAATTGGCCGATGCAGCCAGTGCAAAACATGGCGTTGGTCGAGTGCGAACAATTGCAAAAGTTGAGCGTGCTGAAGCAATTGAGCCAGAAGCACTCAAAAGTATCATTGCAGAAAGTGACGGCATTATGGTTGCTCGCGGTGACTTAGCAATTGAAGTGGGTAACGCGGCTGTACCTGCATTACAAAAGCGCATGATTGCGTGGGCGCGTGAGGCCGACAAATTTACTATCACTGCAACGCAAATGATGGAGTCGATGATAAATGCGCCTGTGCCAACACGTGCCGAGGTTAGTGATGTAGCCAATGCAGTATTAGATGGTACAGATGCTGTCATGCTCTCCGCAGAATCTGCTGCTGGTATGTATCCGGTGCAAACAATTAAAGCGATGGCGGAGATTTGTGTCGAAGCTGAAAAATCAGGTCGCGTAGAGTTGGATACAGACTTTTTGGATCAAACATTTACCCGCATTGATCAAACCATTGCATTGGGCGCCCTATTTACTGCACACCATTTAAATGCTAATGCAATCACAGCGTTGACAGATTCGGGGTCAACGGCTATTTGGATGAGTCGCCATAACATTCATGTGCCGATTTTTGCGTTGACCTCCAAGATTGCAACGCAGCGTGCTTTAAGTACCTATCGAAATGTGACCCCAATTGGTTTGAATTACACAAAAGATCGAGACACTGCATTACAAGAAGTTGAGGCTTGCTTAAAGAAATTAGGCGCAGTTCAAAATGGCGACACAGTCGTCCTGACATCTGGTGAGCCGATGGGTGAGCCCGGCGGCACCAATACCCTCAAGATTATTCACGTCAAATAA
- a CDS encoding phosphoglycerate kinase, giving the protein MFKVKRLSELAQSGQLKGKRVFIRADLNVPQDEAGNITEDARIRASMPAVQMCLDAGAAVMVTSHLGRPTENEFKLEDSLAPVADRIAALLNRKVPLISDWVNGGFEVQPGEVVLLENCRLNVGEKKNNDELAKKIAALCDVYVNDAFGTAHRAEATTNGVAKFAPIACAGPLMAAELDALSRALASPKRPLVAIVAGSKVSSKLTILKALSEKVDELIVGGGIANTFMLAKGLPIGKSLAEPDLVNEAREIMELMEKRGAHVPIPEDVVVANELSPLARANRVPADQVAEDDMILDIGPKTAARLSIMLAHAGTIVWNGPLGVFEIDQFGGGTKMLAAAIAHSPAFSIAGGGDTLAAIAKYGIENQVDYISTGGGAFLEFLEGKTLPAFAVLAERAKD; this is encoded by the coding sequence TTGTTTAAAGTTAAGCGTTTAAGTGAACTCGCCCAATCAGGTCAATTGAAGGGAAAGCGGGTTTTCATCCGTGCCGACCTTAATGTCCCCCAGGATGAGGCTGGGAATATTACTGAGGACGCTCGAATTCGGGCATCCATGCCTGCCGTTCAAATGTGTTTGGATGCCGGCGCAGCTGTAATGGTGACTTCGCATTTGGGCCGCCCTACCGAGAATGAATTTAAGCTAGAAGATTCGTTAGCTCCAGTAGCAGATCGTATTGCTGCCCTGCTAAATCGAAAAGTTCCGCTGATTAGTGATTGGGTGAATGGTGGATTTGAGGTTCAGCCTGGCGAAGTTGTTCTTTTAGAAAATTGCCGCTTGAATGTCGGCGAGAAAAAAAACAATGATGAGCTAGCAAAAAAGATTGCTGCTCTTTGTGATGTTTATGTCAATGATGCGTTCGGGACAGCTCACCGCGCTGAAGCAACGACAAATGGTGTTGCAAAATTTGCGCCGATAGCTTGTGCTGGTCCATTAATGGCGGCTGAGTTGGATGCGTTAAGTCGTGCACTCGCAAGTCCGAAACGTCCGTTGGTTGCGATTGTTGCTGGCTCAAAGGTGTCTTCTAAATTGACTATTTTGAAAGCGCTTTCTGAGAAAGTCGATGAATTAATTGTTGGTGGCGGAATTGCTAATACGTTTATGTTGGCTAAAGGTTTGCCAATTGGCAAGTCACTTGCAGAGCCTGATTTGGTAAACGAGGCGCGCGAGATTATGGAGTTGATGGAAAAGCGTGGCGCGCATGTACCGATTCCAGAAGACGTGGTTGTGGCGAATGAACTTTCTCCTCTTGCACGTGCAAACCGGGTACCAGCAGATCAAGTAGCCGAAGACGACATGATTTTGGACATTGGTCCGAAGACTGCCGCACGTTTGTCGATCATGCTCGCGCATGCCGGCACGATTGTTTGGAATGGCCCGCTGGGTGTATTTGAAATCGATCAATTTGGCGGTGGCACCAAAATGTTAGCAGCGGCCATTGCGCATTCGCCCGCATTCTCGATTGCTGGCGGTGGCGATACCTTAGCCGCAATTGCAAAATATGGCATCGAAAACCAAGTTGACTACATCTCTACTGGCGGCGGTGCCTTCTTAGAATTTTTGGAAGGAAAAACCTTGCCAGCCTTTGCGGTTCTCGCTGAGCGCGCGAAAGACTAA
- a CDS encoding branched-chain amino acid transaminase — protein MSMSDRDGFIWSDGKLIPWREANVHVLTHSLHYGMGVFEGIRAYKTPQGTAIFRLPEHVTRLFNGTKIFQMKMTFSPDKISKGIIEVVNSNRLESCYIRPIIFVGSQKLGISPKGNSIHTAIAAWKWGAYLGEDGLNKGIRVKTSFFTRHFVNSSLVRAKASGYYINSILANQEVTANGYDEALLLDTEGYVSEGSGENLFMVRNGIIYTPDLASCLDGITRDSVMQIAKDLGYEVREKRLTRDEVYSADEAFFTGTAAEVTPIRELDDRMIGDGKRGAITGKIQKTYFDAVYGRSDKYKSWLTYVK, from the coding sequence ATGTCGATGTCCGACCGCGATGGCTTTATTTGGTCCGATGGAAAGCTCATTCCTTGGCGTGAGGCCAATGTTCACGTGCTTACCCATAGCCTTCACTACGGCATGGGTGTATTCGAAGGCATTCGGGCATACAAGACCCCCCAAGGCACTGCCATCTTCCGCCTACCGGAGCATGTAACACGCCTGTTCAACGGTACCAAGATCTTTCAGATGAAGATGACCTTTAGCCCAGACAAAATCAGCAAGGGCATCATCGAGGTGGTTAACAGCAACAGGCTTGAATCTTGCTATATCCGCCCCATCATTTTTGTCGGCTCACAAAAACTAGGGATTTCACCCAAAGGCAACAGTATCCACACAGCAATAGCTGCATGGAAATGGGGTGCTTATCTAGGCGAAGATGGCCTCAATAAAGGCATTCGGGTGAAGACATCTTTTTTTACTCGCCACTTTGTGAACTCTTCACTTGTGCGTGCGAAAGCCTCTGGCTATTACATCAATTCAATCCTGGCAAACCAAGAAGTCACTGCTAACGGATATGACGAGGCTCTATTGCTTGATACCGAAGGTTACGTCTCTGAAGGTTCTGGCGAAAACCTCTTTATGGTGCGTAACGGCATTATCTACACGCCAGACTTAGCATCATGCCTAGATGGCATTACTCGTGATTCTGTCATGCAGATTGCTAAGGATCTAGGCTATGAAGTTCGCGAAAAACGTCTAACGCGTGATGAGGTCTACTCTGCAGATGAGGCATTCTTTACTGGCACAGCCGCTGAAGTAACGCCGATTCGTGAATTAGATGATCGCATGATCGGCGATGGCAAACGTGGAGCAATTACTGGGAAGATTCAGAAAACGTATTTTGATGCCGTTTATGGACGTAGCGATAAATACAAATCTTGGCTCACTTACGTTAAATAA
- a CDS encoding zinc-finger domain-containing protein, which produces MAQAQITMVDGKDLPLHCPTNKTPAWNLHPRVFLDITKSDEAKCPYCGAKYKLIPGTEPHGH; this is translated from the coding sequence ATGGCTCAAGCTCAAATAACAATGGTCGATGGCAAAGATCTGCCATTGCATTGCCCAACTAATAAAACACCCGCGTGGAACTTACATCCACGCGTATTTTTGGACATCACTAAATCCGATGAAGCGAAGTGCCCGTACTGCGGCGCTAAGTACAAACTGATTCCCGGCACCGAGCCCCACGGCCATTAA
- the waaF gene encoding lipopolysaccharide heptosyltransferase II, with protein sequence MQGILIIAPNWIGDAVMTQPLLAKLKSQYPNSTIDVLASTWVAPIYRACSEVSEVIEAEFEHKQLQWGLRKRIASTIQARNYQLCFVLPNSFKSALIPWLANIPLRVGYRGEFRYGLINVSLSNPSKVNRPPMVNHYLALSQLLIDDEQASFSEITPTLNVSNQAKKSVEHKLANSNINPNTLYVFCPGAEYGPAKRWPASHFAKLTEDLIQENSEARVVLLGSKGDHEIAEDIRQQTSNQTKIQNWCGNTSLDEAIALIELAKAVVSNDSGLMHIAAALKTPQVAIYGSSEPAHTPPLSDKAKVIWLSLPCSPCHKRECPLGHLKCLIDIQPQQVLATLNTLQ encoded by the coding sequence ATGCAAGGTATTCTGATCATTGCCCCAAATTGGATTGGGGACGCGGTGATGACCCAGCCGCTACTGGCAAAACTTAAATCGCAATACCCAAACTCAACGATTGATGTACTTGCTAGTACTTGGGTTGCGCCCATATATCGCGCTTGCTCTGAAGTGTCTGAAGTTATCGAAGCGGAATTCGAGCATAAGCAGTTGCAATGGGGCTTGCGAAAAAGAATTGCAAGCACTATTCAAGCAAGAAATTATCAACTCTGTTTTGTATTGCCAAATAGCTTTAAGTCCGCATTAATTCCTTGGTTAGCTAATATTCCATTGCGCGTTGGCTATCGTGGAGAGTTTCGCTATGGACTTATTAACGTATCGCTAAGCAATCCAAGCAAAGTGAATCGCCCTCCAATGGTGAACCACTACCTGGCACTAAGCCAACTTCTTATAGATGATGAACAAGCGTCTTTTAGCGAAATAACCCCAACATTAAATGTTTCGAATCAGGCGAAGAAATCCGTTGAACATAAACTCGCTAATAGCAATATCAATCCAAATACTCTTTATGTATTTTGTCCTGGAGCTGAGTATGGTCCAGCGAAACGCTGGCCGGCCAGTCATTTTGCAAAGCTAACAGAAGATCTCATTCAAGAAAATTCTGAAGCGCGAGTAGTTCTCTTGGGCAGTAAGGGCGATCATGAGATAGCCGAAGACATTCGACAACAGACTAGTAATCAAACAAAAATACAAAATTGGTGCGGAAATACCTCCCTTGATGAAGCAATTGCTCTTATTGAGCTAGCTAAAGCAGTCGTCAGCAATGATTCTGGATTGATGCACATTGCAGCTGCACTGAAAACACCACAAGTGGCTATTTACGGCTCAAGCGAGCCGGCGCATACTCCTCCACTATCTGATAAAGCCAAAGTTATTTGGCTTAGCCTTCCCTGCAGCCCTTGTCACAAAAGAGAATGCCCGCTTGGTCACCTAAAATGCTTAATTGACATACAGCCTCAACAAGTTTTAGCTACACTAAACACCTTGCAATAA
- a CDS encoding nuclear transport factor 2 family protein, producing the protein MTKLARLFYNADDVVDAWRDALRHRDVKGALDILLDDDSITCVLPEGHRLSGHVEIREGLERLLSKQPLFLEPILVSVTLYWEQQSMTRLKRFICEQIKLKQNSFSTLL; encoded by the coding sequence ATGACTAAGCTAGCTAGACTCTTTTACAATGCCGATGATGTGGTTGATGCATGGCGCGATGCTCTGCGTCACCGCGATGTCAAAGGGGCTCTGGATATTTTGCTAGATGATGATTCTATTACTTGCGTTCTACCAGAGGGACACCGCTTAAGTGGTCACGTAGAAATTCGAGAGGGCCTAGAAAGGTTGTTATCAAAACAGCCATTATTTCTAGAACCAATTCTTGTATCAGTCACTCTATATTGGGAGCAGCAGTCTATGACACGACTGAAGCGGTTCATTTGCGAGCAGATCAAGTTGAAGCAGAATTCTTTCTCAACATTACTTTAG
- a CDS encoding nuclear transport factor 2 family protein, producing the protein MRADQVEAEFFLNITLVLLQDSQGWRIAHLHASRSTDDSFDAPNSPHGFH; encoded by the coding sequence TTGCGAGCAGATCAAGTTGAAGCAGAATTCTTTCTCAACATTACTTTAGTTTTACTGCAAGATAGTCAAGGCTGGCGTATTGCTCATTTACACGCCAGCAGATCTACTGACGACAGCTTTGATGCACCAAACTCTCCACACGGTTTCCACTAA
- a CDS encoding DUF2946 family protein, producing MDEQVLRSLIKWPNVPDCFGWLALDRRGQWCMVDEFAQQNQLPGQIIQHAALNECIRRNYASDSFGRFFFQNGPQRVFITLAVTPWVARIIPSESGSQIVTQCHKTMEPSAALSDEQGNIYILGSTIETICTDFDHQQFETAERSIVALLHDHDLDLFSELAKPREEVCSFGGSWNWHGERLPLDPIHSDELSKKFGFIQHPQPI from the coding sequence ATGGATGAGCAAGTATTACGCTCACTCATCAAATGGCCGAATGTGCCCGATTGTTTTGGCTGGCTAGCCCTGGATCGCCGTGGTCAATGGTGCATGGTTGATGAATTTGCACAGCAGAATCAATTACCAGGTCAAATCATCCAACATGCTGCCCTCAATGAATGCATTCGCCGCAATTATGCAAGCGACTCATTTGGGCGATTCTTTTTTCAGAACGGTCCTCAGCGAGTCTTCATCACGCTAGCAGTCACCCCTTGGGTTGCTCGCATCATTCCTAGCGAAAGTGGATCGCAGATAGTTACACAATGTCATAAAACCATGGAACCTAGTGCTGCGCTCAGCGATGAACAGGGAAATATTTACATACTAGGATCGACTATAGAAACAATTTGTACCGATTTCGATCACCAGCAGTTTGAAACCGCAGAGCGATCAATAGTTGCCCTGTTACATGATCATGATTTAGATCTTTTCTCTGAGTTGGCCAAACCTCGCGAAGAAGTCTGCAGTTTCGGCGGCTCTTGGAACTGGCATGGAGAACGGTTACCGCTTGATCCTATACATTCGGATGAATTAAGTAAAAAATTTGGCTTTATTCAACACCCACAGCCTATTTAG